A genomic region of Candidatus Sysuiplasma acidicola contains the following coding sequences:
- a CDS encoding metallophosphoesterase: MAGYPALIARSDEDMLIIADLHIGLGNELEKKGILIAAQTEKMIEDLSKLSSHSDHLIIVGDLRHEIIAQNVVSEIPAFMSSLLDIYHRIDIIPGNHDGMIVRMMPQRIRVHPPAGFSLAGFSFFHGHTWPLRSMMNEGTLIMGHIHPAVEFIDSLDNRYVEKCWFRAPMSRKDPTNRYDKLPEEVIILPAFNPLLTGTPINKPGSKVLGPLFSNGLVRTGKGKLYLLDGTFLGTLSENLKKTRTAA, encoded by the coding sequence GTGGCAGGATACCCTGCGCTTATAGCGAGATCTGATGAAGACATGCTCATCATTGCCGATCTGCACATAGGCCTGGGTAACGAGCTTGAAAAGAAAGGGATACTTATTGCAGCTCAAACCGAAAAGATGATTGAAGACCTCTCAAAGCTTTCTTCGCATTCCGACCACCTCATAATAGTCGGTGACCTGAGACACGAAATTATTGCACAAAACGTTGTGTCCGAGATACCGGCATTCATGTCATCCCTGCTGGATATCTACCATCGCATAGACATAATCCCGGGAAATCACGACGGCATGATTGTCAGAATGATGCCGCAGAGAATAAGAGTGCACCCGCCAGCAGGCTTCTCGCTGGCCGGTTTCTCATTTTTCCATGGACACACATGGCCCCTACGTTCGATGATGAACGAGGGTACGCTGATCATGGGCCACATTCATCCAGCTGTAGAATTCATTGATTCACTGGACAACCGCTATGTGGAAAAGTGCTGGTTCCGTGCGCCGATGAGCAGGAAGGATCCGACGAATCGGTACGACAAGCTGCCTGAAGAGGTCATCATACTGCCTGCATTCAATCCGCTGCTCACCGGAACACCCATCAACAAACCTGGAAGCAAGGTACTTGGACCACTGTTCAGCAATGGACTGGTGAGAACCGGCAAAGGGAAGTTGTATCTTCTTGATGGCACATTTCTTGGAACGCTCAGTGAAAATCTTAAAAAGACGCGGACTGCTGCTTGA
- a CDS encoding YfcE family phosphodiesterase, whose product MKKYGVISDIHSNYPALREVMRRLDAEGVDDILCAGDIVGYNSMPNEVIKLLRDRGTTCILGNHDRSAAREDYTSMNALAATALRWTVSQLKPENIDFLKSLHESAELGEIAIFHGSPFWPDDYTYEDLVDERLAAYSRKPFTVLGHTHIPFVKRMSSATVLNPGSVGQPRDGDARASCVVLSESKQSIIRVPYDVEEIISNNMKHGLPAPLSERLRWGV is encoded by the coding sequence ATGAAAAAGTACGGTGTAATTTCGGATATACATTCCAATTACCCTGCACTCAGGGAAGTCATGCGCCGTCTGGATGCAGAGGGAGTAGACGACATCCTCTGCGCTGGCGACATTGTTGGCTACAATTCTATGCCGAATGAGGTGATAAAATTGCTCAGAGACAGGGGAACCACTTGCATTCTCGGAAATCATGACCGCAGCGCCGCCAGGGAAGATTACACCAGCATGAATGCACTCGCAGCTACAGCGTTAAGGTGGACTGTTTCTCAGCTCAAGCCAGAAAATATTGACTTCCTGAAGAGTCTTCATGAAAGTGCGGAACTCGGGGAAATAGCGATATTCCACGGTTCGCCATTCTGGCCGGACGATTATACATACGAAGATCTGGTCGACGAACGTCTCGCCGCATACTCCCGCAAACCCTTCACGGTGCTTGGACATACACACATACCATTCGTAAAACGAATGTCATCGGCCACTGTCCTGAATCCAGGCTCAGTCGGACAACCCAGGGACGGCGATGCGAGGGCTTCGTGCGTTGTCCTTTCGGAATCGAAGCAGAGCATAATTAGAGTGCCGTACGATGTCGAAGAGATTATTTCCAATAATATGAAGCACGGTCTGCCGGCGCCGCTGTCAGAACGGCTGAGGTGGGGTGTCTGA
- a CDS encoding NAD(P)H-hydrate dehydratase — translation MLEMIDSRISDRNAEAAGVPLSTLMENAGKRIVSTIDAEFGTMKHVVFVCGPGNNGGDGFVAAFILSRRRDVSVILVGGPGIQRKPDLEEKLDRVSGLVRDASILESPEMKKTLIVDCLLGSGINRPPSGEFLKIVQMINEARRNGSAVLSVDVPSGFPYDERVSPDVTVTFMDTKSGMNESNSGRIITVDIGIPERAMKYTGPGEMELYPVPKRASHKGNNGVITVVGGGAFCGAIVFASIAAYRTGADLVYTFVPGNFVQTVASFSPSIMAFPAGNRSLSPDSIDDIMSWIGKSSAVLVGPGTDASSAEFIRKLIARISSPLVIDAGGIEVAGRHDSILSGKDVVITPHAREFTALTGVRLDDDLDSRKETVIKWAAKLGATILLKGAVDIISDGKRVRLNDTGNPGMTVGGTGDVLAGVVTALMSKGLDGYNAARLGAYMNGCAGDLCFGRKSFGMIASDVIEAIPEVLASQLENNR, via the coding sequence GTGCTGGAAATGATTGATTCCAGGATATCTGACCGCAACGCGGAGGCCGCAGGAGTTCCCCTTTCCACACTCATGGAGAACGCAGGAAAGCGTATCGTGAGCACCATAGACGCCGAGTTCGGAACAATGAAGCACGTAGTGTTTGTGTGCGGACCCGGAAACAACGGCGGTGACGGATTCGTCGCCGCATTCATACTATCTCGCAGACGCGACGTGTCTGTGATATTGGTCGGTGGACCCGGCATACAGCGCAAACCGGACCTTGAGGAGAAACTCGACAGGGTTTCCGGTCTCGTGAGGGACGCATCCATCCTCGAATCACCGGAGATGAAGAAGACGCTCATTGTCGACTGCCTTCTGGGATCTGGCATAAACAGACCGCCTTCGGGTGAGTTCCTGAAAATCGTGCAGATGATCAATGAAGCAAGACGAAACGGATCTGCTGTACTCTCTGTCGATGTTCCATCGGGATTTCCCTACGACGAACGCGTATCGCCGGACGTTACAGTCACTTTCATGGACACGAAATCAGGCATGAACGAGTCAAACAGCGGCCGCATCATCACTGTGGACATAGGCATTCCGGAAAGAGCCATGAAATATACCGGGCCGGGAGAGATGGAACTCTATCCGGTACCGAAACGTGCTTCGCATAAGGGTAACAACGGTGTTATCACCGTGGTAGGGGGAGGAGCCTTCTGCGGAGCGATTGTTTTTGCATCGATTGCAGCGTACAGAACGGGTGCCGATCTGGTCTACACGTTCGTTCCCGGCAACTTTGTGCAGACAGTTGCTTCATTCTCACCGTCAATCATGGCCTTTCCAGCAGGAAATAGATCACTTTCTCCGGACAGTATAGACGACATCATGAGCTGGATCGGAAAGAGCAGTGCTGTGCTTGTCGGTCCCGGAACCGATGCGTCATCCGCGGAGTTTATCAGGAAACTCATAGCTCGCATTTCATCCCCCCTTGTCATAGATGCCGGCGGCATAGAGGTTGCGGGAAGGCACGACTCCATACTTTCCGGAAAGGACGTTGTGATAACACCCCATGCACGCGAATTCACAGCACTCACGGGCGTGCGTCTTGATGATGACCTGGATTCCAGGAAGGAGACGGTGATTAAATGGGCTGCAAAACTAGGCGCAACGATACTACTGAAGGGCGCCGTCGACATAATAAGTGACGGCAAGCGCGTCAGATTGAATGACACCGGAAACCCAGGAATGACAGTGGGAGGAACTGGAGACGTCCTTGCAGGCGTCGTTACCGCTCTGATGTCTAAAGGACTGGATGGATACAATGCGGCAAGACTCGGAGCCTATATGAACGGCTGCGCAGGTGATCTGTGCTTTGGCAGGAAGTCATTCGGCATGATCGCAAGCGATGTCATTGAAGCCATACCTGAAGTTCTAGCTTCTCAACTGGAGAACAACAGATGA
- a CDS encoding zinc ribbon domain-containing protein, with protein MKNVGLFARPAVVSQFVATARKLVVATRLRLLGPKIVGPSPKTCYTCLGLMSSCQDPFFCECGASYHRGCYVAGETCLRCGKAGDAKHVITAAAWVPKFAEFAQIQGSPVATDFRCMNCEHSLPPEDTFCTSCGYHLESLHGYLCPVCGTAVAEEDRFCRCCAAVFGEQNTALIRCDACGNFERAGMLACRCGMPLAPSCPECGSEIDEKMYCGFCRMYLDTA; from the coding sequence ATGAAAAATGTTGGTTTATTCGCACGGCCAGCGGTGGTTTCACAGTTCGTTGCTACCGCCAGGAAGCTCGTGGTTGCGACGAGACTGCGACTCCTCGGACCCAAGATTGTCGGACCGTCGCCCAAGACGTGTTACACCTGTCTTGGCCTCATGAGTTCGTGTCAGGATCCGTTCTTCTGCGAATGCGGAGCTTCCTACCACAGGGGGTGTTACGTTGCAGGCGAGACCTGTCTCAGGTGCGGAAAAGCAGGCGATGCGAAACACGTGATTACTGCGGCGGCCTGGGTGCCCAAGTTTGCAGAATTTGCACAGATTCAGGGAAGTCCCGTGGCGACGGATTTCCGGTGCATGAACTGTGAACACTCACTGCCCCCTGAAGACACATTCTGCACATCATGCGGGTACCATCTCGAAAGCCTTCATGGCTATCTCTGCCCAGTCTGCGGCACGGCAGTCGCCGAAGAGGATCGTTTCTGCAGGTGTTGTGCTGCAGTGTTCGGTGAACAGAACACTGCACTGATACGGTGTGATGCCTGCGGTAACTTCGAACGGGCCGGTATGCTGGCCTGCAGATGCGGCATGCCTCTGGCGCCGTCCTGCCCTGAGTGCGGTTCCGAAATAGACGAAAAGATGTACTGCGGCTTCTGCAGGATGTATTTAGACACCGCTTGA